In Turicibacter sanguinis, a genomic segment contains:
- the yhbY gene encoding ribosome assembly RNA-binding protein YhbY, whose translation MLTGKQKSYLKGLSHNMQPIIQIGKNGVNEMLVKTIEDALEARELIKISVLQNCLEEPKTMAIDIADVLEAEVVQVIGRTIILYKQSRKKKQIVLPK comes from the coding sequence ATGTTAACAGGTAAACAAAAAAGTTATTTAAAAGGATTATCACACAACATGCAGCCGATTATTCAAATCGGAAAAAATGGTGTCAATGAAATGTTAGTTAAAACGATTGAAGATGCACTAGAGGCGCGTGAATTAATTAAGATTTCAGTGTTACAAAACTGTTTAGAAGAACCTAAGACAATGGCAATCGATATTGCCGATGTTTTAGAGGCAGAAGTCGTTCAAGTGATTGGACGCACGATTATTTTATACAAACAATCTCGCAAGAAAAAACAAATCGTATTACCTAAATAA
- the sigK gene encoding RNA polymerase sporulation sigma factor SigK, translating into MFLLQFIVSLFSNLIPLMGSISNQAFPNPLSAEEEEHYLTLMANGDKNAREKLIEHNLRLVAHIVKKYQNQTDDKEDLISIGTIGLIKAIDSFSPDKGTKLATYAARCIDNEILMLFRSTKKMRNDVSLYDPIGYDKEGNEICLIDVVKDENKDLNDIIIQQLAFEKIEKNLKSLTQRERDIIVRRFGLENHEEETQQEIAKSYGISRSYVSRIEKRALMKLYREFIKN; encoded by the coding sequence ATGTTTTTACTTCAATTTATTGTCTCATTATTTTCCAACTTGATTCCACTTATGGGATCAATTAGCAATCAAGCGTTTCCTAATCCTCTATCTGCTGAAGAAGAAGAGCACTACTTAACCTTAATGGCTAACGGAGACAAGAATGCACGAGAAAAATTAATTGAACACAACTTAAGACTCGTGGCTCATATCGTAAAAAAATATCAAAACCAAACGGATGACAAAGAAGATTTAATTTCTATTGGAACCATCGGTCTAATCAAAGCAATTGACTCTTTTTCACCTGATAAAGGAACTAAACTGGCCACCTATGCTGCAAGATGTATCGATAATGAAATCTTAATGCTCTTTCGTTCTACCAAAAAGATGCGCAATGATGTCTCATTATACGATCCCATTGGATATGATAAAGAAGGAAATGAAATTTGTCTGATTGATGTCGTCAAAGATGAAAATAAAGACTTAAACGATATCATCATTCAGCAATTAGCGTTCGAAAAAATTGAAAAAAACTTAAAATCATTAACCCAACGTGAACGAGACATTATCGTGAGACGTTTCGGACTTGAAAATCATGAGGAAGAAACTCAACAAGAAATCGCGAAATCCTATGGAATTTCAAGAAGTTACGTCTCTCGAATTGAAAAACGAGCGTTAATGAAGCTCTATCGGGAATTTATCAAAAATTAA
- the aroE gene encoding shikimate dehydrogenase → MKRFAVIGNPIVHSLSPCMHRANFLALGIEASYELKQVLNLEKEMKDLKQLDGFNVTLPYKQMIIPFLDDVDPIAKAIGAVNTVKNVNGKLMGYNTDVDGFFESFQGLNVKLDASILILGAGGAARAVYFALIKNGYQNITIANRTLDKAKDICDNSISLVQAGEQLESYQCIINTTSVGLIEGECPIDLKNLNSNHVVMDLIYKPKLTTLLKRAKELNCRYEFGLDMLLIQGAKAFEIWFNQEANRTMMKQQLEVELYVNR, encoded by the coding sequence TTGAAAAGATTCGCTGTGATTGGAAATCCCATTGTGCATAGTTTGTCACCTTGTATGCACCGAGCTAATTTTTTAGCATTGGGCATTGAGGCAAGCTATGAGTTGAAGCAAGTGCTTAATTTAGAAAAAGAAATGAAGGATTTAAAGCAGTTAGACGGCTTTAATGTGACCCTTCCATATAAACAGATGATTATTCCATTTTTAGATGATGTTGATCCCATTGCCAAAGCGATTGGAGCCGTTAATACGGTTAAAAATGTGAATGGGAAGTTAATGGGATATAATACGGACGTGGATGGATTTTTTGAATCTTTTCAAGGTTTAAACGTTAAACTTGACGCGTCTATTTTAATTCTTGGAGCAGGTGGGGCGGCCCGCGCCGTGTATTTTGCATTAATCAAAAATGGTTATCAAAATATTACCATTGCGAATCGAACACTTGACAAAGCAAAGGATATATGTGACAATTCAATTTCTTTAGTACAAGCAGGTGAGCAGTTAGAATCGTACCAATGTATCATCAATACGACATCTGTTGGATTAATCGAAGGTGAATGCCCGATTGATTTAAAGAATTTAAATTCGAATCATGTCGTGATGGATTTAATATATAAACCAAAGTTGACAACCTTACTAAAGCGTGCAAAAGAATTAAATTGTCGCTATGAATTTGGGTTAGACATGTTATTGATTCAAGGCGCAAAAGCCTTTGAGATTTGGTTTAATCAAGAAGCCAATCGCACGATGATGAAGCAGCAATTAGAGGTGGAACTATATGTTAACAGGTAA
- a CDS encoding helix-hairpin-helix domain-containing protein — protein sequence MKKQLVYLFVSGIVMSLIFMSAKPKNTSVPIVIESQSSIEEITKSELEEVSSLYYIIDVKGEVYCPGVYEVEANSRIHEVILLAGGLTEKADQNAINLAGKIKDEMVIYVPHVEEVVNFQWSFESSSESKKISINQANEDELKNLPGIGKTKAAAIIQYRMDYGPFQSIEELKNVTGIGEKTFESLEDFIEL from the coding sequence ATGAAAAAGCAACTTGTTTATTTATTCGTGAGTGGAATTGTTATGTCACTCATCTTTATGAGTGCCAAACCTAAGAATACGTCGGTTCCTATTGTAATCGAATCACAATCAAGCATAGAGGAGATTACAAAATCTGAATTAGAAGAAGTTTCAAGCCTTTATTATATAATTGATGTAAAGGGAGAAGTTTATTGTCCTGGTGTTTATGAGGTAGAGGCTAACTCAAGAATTCATGAGGTCATTTTGCTTGCGGGAGGACTGACTGAAAAAGCGGATCAGAATGCTATCAATTTAGCGGGAAAAATAAAGGATGAAATGGTGATTTATGTTCCTCATGTAGAGGAGGTCGTAAATTTCCAGTGGTCTTTTGAATCATCGTCAGAATCTAAAAAAATATCCATTAATCAAGCCAATGAGGATGAACTCAAAAATTTACCAGGTATCGGAAAGACCAAAGCAGCTGCTATTATTCAATATCGAATGGATTATGGTCCGTTTCAAAGCATTGAGGAATTAAAAAATGTTACAGGAATTGGAGAAAAGACTTTTGAAAGCCTGGAAGACTTTATCGAACTTTAA
- a CDS encoding DNA internalization-related competence protein ComEC/Rec2, with product MKAWKTLSNFKLRQHMIYLVFAILIGVLMNGGAWYLMFIFLVYLRRFPKTYWIYFLIFLISFSYYHTLEHQTKLHTNASLEPSEALVVKIKKQSREKQTAILEIGSERIYWTTSSVEPKLMPGDIVLVNGELNVPMAATVPNGFDFKQYLSHQKVYLTLYTNEFELIGHQFTIRQWQYELAQQIEMNFPPLTGAYMKAWLLGMTDDLEEEIQTLYSELGIIHLFAISGLHVGLLSFLLRFVLKRLGVIEELSQLIVIVALVLFMVISGGSPSIVRASGMSILLMINKRLRLNLSSLDVFSILFLVNVCLNPRQIYQLGFIYSYWMTFILICFQPTFQKLGTKSLFFFLPFIAQCASAPIQLYFYDEINVLSYLVNLWVIPLVSLCLLPLLILTILIPFIAPLTNHLLMLFESVIVGSASLFTWNWIVGEFSLNLLLGLLLLFLGNGYVFEKKRCFSNYAISIILVIFLLESHRFFVSESQFTMLDVGQGDSVIIQSSYRRCSVVVDTGGTYQFTGKPKPIFSTTLEPFLKGEGIRTIDYLILTHGDFDHVGEAVSLLQTFEVKEVLTNGQPLNELMKEIEEVAKEVGTIFRQVKQEEVLTCGNQILTFLQSNQIKSDENAASLVFTLEMDGFSALLTGDMGVSEEAEILSRYQLNQLTVYKAAHHGSKTSNSNSFLRRLSPMITLVSSGRKNRYGHPSVELIENLKQLEIPLLNTQYDGSIQFKIRRDRLSIQSFPPYVYNIQ from the coding sequence TTGAAAGCCTGGAAGACTTTATCGAACTTTAAGTTAAGACAGCATATGATTTACTTGGTTTTTGCTATTTTAATCGGAGTCTTGATGAATGGTGGGGCCTGGTATCTGATGTTTATTTTTCTTGTCTATCTTCGCCGATTTCCTAAGACATACTGGATTTATTTCCTTATTTTTTTGATTAGTTTTAGCTATTACCATACATTAGAACATCAAACAAAACTTCATACCAATGCCTCGTTAGAGCCATCAGAAGCGTTGGTCGTAAAAATCAAAAAGCAGAGTCGTGAGAAACAAACGGCTATTCTAGAAATAGGGAGTGAAAGAATTTATTGGACAACTTCTTCTGTTGAGCCGAAGTTAATGCCAGGAGATATTGTATTAGTAAACGGTGAGTTAAATGTTCCAATGGCAGCAACGGTTCCCAATGGATTTGATTTTAAGCAATATTTGTCTCATCAAAAGGTTTATTTGACCTTATATACGAATGAATTTGAATTAATCGGGCATCAGTTTACAATTAGGCAGTGGCAATATGAATTAGCTCAGCAAATAGAAATGAACTTTCCACCACTGACAGGTGCCTACATGAAAGCTTGGTTGCTTGGAATGACAGATGATTTAGAAGAAGAGATTCAAACCCTGTATTCTGAGCTTGGGATTATTCATTTGTTTGCGATTAGTGGATTACACGTCGGCTTATTAAGTTTTCTTTTACGGTTTGTTTTAAAGCGATTAGGGGTGATTGAGGAGTTAAGTCAACTCATTGTGATTGTCGCTTTAGTTTTATTTATGGTCATCAGTGGAGGAAGTCCTTCAATTGTTCGGGCGAGTGGGATGAGTATCTTATTGATGATTAATAAGCGTCTAAGATTGAATCTCTCGTCATTAGATGTTTTTTCAATTCTCTTTCTTGTCAATGTATGCTTAAATCCACGACAAATTTATCAACTTGGATTTATTTATTCGTATTGGATGACGTTTATTTTAATTTGTTTTCAACCTACTTTTCAAAAATTAGGTACTAAAAGTTTATTCTTCTTTTTGCCGTTTATTGCTCAATGTGCTTCAGCTCCAATTCAATTATACTTTTATGATGAAATAAATGTGTTGAGTTATCTTGTTAATTTATGGGTGATTCCACTTGTGAGCCTATGTCTTTTACCGCTTTTAATCCTCACGATTCTCATACCGTTTATTGCACCCTTAACGAACCATCTTCTCATGTTATTTGAAAGTGTCATTGTAGGGAGTGCCAGTTTATTCACGTGGAACTGGATTGTAGGCGAGTTTTCTTTAAATTTATTACTAGGATTGTTGCTGCTTTTTTTGGGGAATGGATATGTGTTTGAGAAAAAGCGTTGTTTTTCAAACTATGCCATTAGCATAATCCTGGTTATTTTTCTATTGGAATCCCATCGATTTTTTGTCAGTGAAAGTCAGTTCACGATGCTTGATGTGGGTCAAGGCGACAGTGTTATCATTCAATCGTCCTACAGGCGATGTAGTGTGGTGGTTGACACGGGTGGTACCTATCAGTTTACGGGGAAGCCTAAACCCATTTTTTCAACCACGCTAGAGCCCTTTTTAAAGGGAGAGGGGATTCGAACGATTGATTATTTGATTTTGACACATGGTGATTTCGATCATGTGGGAGAGGCCGTTTCGCTACTTCAAACTTTTGAGGTGAAAGAAGTGTTAACAAATGGGCAACCTTTAAATGAATTGATGAAAGAAATTGAAGAGGTAGCAAAGGAAGTAGGAACGATTTTTCGGCAGGTCAAACAAGAAGAAGTGTTAACGTGTGGGAATCAAATTCTCACGTTCTTACAATCAAATCAGATCAAATCAGATGAGAATGCTGCGTCATTGGTGTTTACATTAGAGATGGATGGATTTAGCGCACTATTGACTGGAGATATGGGGGTGAGTGAGGAGGCTGAGATTTTGAGTCGGTATCAGTTAAACCAATTAACAGTATACAAAGCAGCCCATCATGGTTCGAAAACTTCAAATTCAAATTCATTTTTGAGAAGATTAAGTCCCATGATTACCCTTGTATCATCAGGACGAAAAAATCGTTATGGTCATCCAAGTGTAGAGTTAATCGAAAATTTGAAACAACTCGAAATTCCACTCTTGAATACACAATACGATGGAAGTATTCAATTTAAAATTAGAAGGGATAGGCTATCGATTCAATCTTTTCCACCTTATGTTTATAATATTCAATAA
- the rsfS gene encoding ribosome silencing factor, protein MENLTTIVKALDAKHAEDIVVLDMQQFSPIYDYMVITTAKNDRLAAGILRELKDLEAETGLELKRIEGAHAAQWILADFGRVIVHVFTPETRLEYNLEKLWRDVPRLDVEGMLA, encoded by the coding sequence TTGGAAAACTTAACAACAATCGTTAAAGCTTTAGACGCAAAACACGCAGAAGATATCGTTGTATTAGATATGCAACAATTTTCACCCATTTATGATTACATGGTGATTACAACAGCTAAAAATGATCGTTTAGCAGCGGGAATTTTACGCGAATTAAAAGATTTAGAAGCAGAAACTGGACTTGAATTAAAACGTATTGAAGGTGCCCATGCTGCACAATGGATTTTAGCCGATTTTGGACGTGTTATTGTTCATGTGTTTACACCTGAAACGCGTCTTGAATATAACTTAGAAAAATTATGGAGAGATGTTCCTCGCCTTGACGTTGAAGGGATGTTAGCATAA
- the yqeH gene encoding ribosome biogenesis GTPase YqeH, with protein sequence MEELKCIGCGATIQTENPKEIGYTPASSISKMENEIIYCQRCFKLKHYNEVQDVALTSDDFLKILQRVGETDALVINIVDIFDFSGSMVAGLSRHINGNDILLVGNKVDLLPKSVNKTKLNHWMRRSLKEYGLKPLDVALVSAGKGFGIDELMEMIEKYRKGRDVYIVGCTNVGKSTLVNRIIKRFTEEREDIITTSHFPGTTLDIIEIPLDDCSAIVDTPGIINEHQLAHYVTPKVLKEITPKKEIKAGVYQLNAEQTLFVGGLARMDFVKGERTSFVTHFANQLHIHRTKLEKADHLWATQAGAVLKPVAMDNDQLMEMEKHTFHIGHEKTDLVISGLGWFTLSGTGQDINIYAPKGVGVMIRPSLI encoded by the coding sequence ATGGAAGAATTAAAATGTATTGGATGTGGGGCAACGATTCAAACTGAAAATCCAAAAGAAATTGGATATACGCCAGCCTCAAGTATTTCAAAAATGGAAAATGAAATTATTTATTGTCAACGTTGTTTTAAATTAAAACACTATAATGAAGTGCAAGATGTCGCCTTAACAAGTGATGATTTCCTAAAAATCCTACAACGTGTTGGAGAGACAGATGCTTTAGTAATCAATATCGTGGATATTTTTGATTTTTCAGGAAGTATGGTAGCAGGGTTAAGCCGTCATATTAATGGAAATGATATTTTATTAGTTGGTAATAAAGTTGATTTACTTCCTAAATCAGTAAATAAAACGAAATTAAACCATTGGATGCGTCGTTCATTAAAAGAATATGGATTAAAACCTTTAGATGTGGCATTAGTCAGTGCCGGTAAAGGGTTTGGAATTGATGAATTAATGGAAATGATTGAAAAGTATCGTAAAGGACGTGACGTGTATATTGTAGGATGTACGAATGTTGGAAAATCAACGTTAGTCAATCGTATCATCAAACGTTTCACAGAGGAGCGTGAAGATATTATTACAACGTCTCACTTCCCAGGAACAACGCTTGATATTATCGAAATTCCATTAGATGATTGTTCAGCTATTGTCGATACACCAGGGATTATTAATGAACATCAGTTAGCCCATTATGTGACACCGAAAGTTTTAAAAGAAATCACACCTAAAAAAGAAATTAAAGCCGGTGTTTATCAGTTAAATGCAGAGCAAACGTTATTCGTAGGTGGATTGGCTCGTATGGATTTTGTGAAAGGAGAACGCACATCATTTGTGACTCACTTTGCTAATCAATTACACATTCACCGCACCAAACTTGAAAAAGCAGATCACCTTTGGGCAACTCAGGCAGGGGCCGTGTTAAAGCCTGTCGCGATGGATAATGATCAACTAATGGAGATGGAAAAACATACGTTCCATATCGGTCATGAAAAAACGGATTTAGTGATTTCAGGACTGGGATGGTTCACACTATCAGGAACAGGGCAAGATATTAATATTTATGCGCCAAAAGGTGTTGGAGTGATGATTCGCCCTTCTTTAATTTAA
- the yqeK gene encoding bis(5'-nucleosyl)-tetraphosphatase (symmetrical) YqeK: MEQLKSFVKQQMPAKRYQHTLGVCESSVELAKRFNADVQKAQTAALLHDIAKYLSNEILEQKLIQAHETDYLAYSPLVWHAPVGAIVAKEACQIEDEEILNAIKYHTTGKAAMTDLEKIVFLADYIEPGRTQPGVEVIRDLATKNLDQAVAKTLSDTVAYLSSKNQGAIHPDTLAAYDYYRNFL, from the coding sequence ATGGAACAATTGAAGTCTTTCGTTAAACAGCAAATGCCAGCTAAACGTTATCAACATACACTTGGTGTATGTGAGAGTAGTGTCGAGTTGGCAAAGCGTTTTAATGCGGATGTGCAAAAGGCACAAACGGCCGCTTTATTGCATGATATTGCAAAGTATTTATCAAATGAAATCTTGGAGCAAAAGTTAATTCAGGCACATGAAACAGATTATTTAGCCTATTCTCCGCTCGTGTGGCATGCACCGGTAGGAGCTATTGTCGCTAAAGAAGCGTGTCAAATTGAAGATGAAGAGATTTTAAATGCAATCAAGTATCATACAACAGGAAAAGCAGCAATGACGGATCTTGAGAAAATTGTCTTTTTAGCAGATTATATTGAACCGGGGCGTACGCAACCGGGGGTTGAGGTCATTCGAGACCTTGCCACTAAAAATTTAGATCAGGCAGTCGCTAAGACTTTATCGGATACAGTCGCCTACTTAAGTTCAAAAAATCAAGGAGCGATTCATCCTGATACTTTGGCTGCTTATGATTATTATCGTAATTTTTTATAA
- the holA gene encoding DNA polymerase III subunit delta has product MAIYTILGEQSVLCEKKINEILEQHQIESFDVISYDMKESTIQEALFDLQTVAFLSNRKAILVKNPLFLTGKDSKGELNHDLEKFMAFLEHPISDNILIIYAPYDKLDERKKVVKLLKKQSEFFTFETYSETTLIQWAQKKLKEEGIEFDPRAVELLVKFTHAKLDLMYQELDKIFLYFLDDATSKYLSVDLIHLLVPRQLEDNIFLLTDALMQQKVKDAYLIYQDLLTQNEEPFKILIMIANQFRLMSQVIQLSRQGYREAEVAKTLNVHPYRVKLIHGQSHRFELDLIQSYLYQLAQIDYKIKTGLLKKELALEMFILNLKSRY; this is encoded by the coding sequence ATGGCCATTTATACGATCCTTGGTGAACAATCTGTTCTTTGTGAAAAGAAAATTAATGAAATTTTAGAGCAACATCAAATTGAATCGTTTGATGTCATCTCTTATGATATGAAAGAATCAACGATTCAGGAAGCGTTGTTTGATTTGCAAACAGTTGCTTTTTTAAGTAATCGAAAAGCCATTTTAGTGAAGAATCCTTTATTTTTAACTGGAAAAGATTCAAAAGGCGAATTAAATCATGATTTAGAAAAGTTTATGGCGTTTTTAGAGCATCCGATTAGTGATAATATTTTAATTATTTATGCCCCTTATGATAAATTAGATGAACGTAAAAAAGTGGTGAAGTTATTAAAGAAGCAGTCGGAGTTTTTTACCTTTGAAACTTACTCAGAAACCACGCTCATCCAATGGGCCCAAAAAAAATTAAAAGAAGAAGGCATTGAATTTGATCCTCGTGCAGTCGAGTTATTAGTGAAGTTCACGCATGCTAAGCTTGATTTAATGTATCAAGAACTAGATAAAATCTTTTTATATTTTTTAGATGATGCGACCTCTAAATATTTATCTGTTGACTTAATTCATCTGCTAGTTCCAAGACAGTTAGAGGATAACATATTCTTACTAACAGATGCTTTGATGCAACAAAAAGTAAAAGATGCTTATCTTATTTACCAGGACTTACTCACGCAAAATGAGGAACCCTTTAAAATTTTAATTATGATCGCGAATCAATTCCGCTTAATGTCACAGGTTATTCAGCTAAGTCGTCAAGGATACCGTGAAGCAGAAGTGGCTAAAACATTAAATGTACATCCCTATCGTGTTAAATTAATTCACGGACAATCTCATCGTTTTGAGTTAGACTTAATTCAAAGTTATTTATACCAATTAGCTCAAATTGATTATAAGATTAAAACAGGTCTTTTAAAAAAGGAATTAGCACTTGAAATGTTTATTCTCAATTTAAAATCACGATATTAG
- a CDS encoding class I SAM-dependent DNA methyltransferase, with translation MAYEAFSYYYDILMQDVPYSKWMAKTKQYLPQGSSILDVGCGTGTISILLAKEGYDVTGIDLSEDMLAIAYEKTLAEGLGIHYVQQDMCRLEGFSGFDGAVIYVDSLNYLKKDTEVFQTFRHLYESLKEGGVLIFDVHSLYKMTEIFNDYLFADTNPDLTYIWHVCEGKYPYSIEHELTFFKRQGETYERFEETHYQRTFAIEEYIQMLEDVGFKILEISADFLDQAPTDESERIIFVAQK, from the coding sequence ATGGCTTACGAGGCTTTTTCTTATTATTATGATATCTTAATGCAAGATGTTCCGTATAGTAAATGGATGGCCAAAACGAAGCAGTACCTTCCACAAGGCTCAAGTATTTTAGATGTTGGGTGTGGAACGGGAACCATTTCAATTCTTTTAGCAAAAGAAGGATATGATGTCACAGGTATTGATTTATCAGAAGATATGTTGGCGATTGCCTATGAAAAAACGTTAGCAGAAGGTCTTGGCATTCATTACGTTCAACAAGACATGTGTCGTCTAGAAGGATTTAGTGGTTTTGATGGAGCTGTGATTTATGTGGATTCATTAAACTACTTGAAAAAAGATACAGAAGTTTTCCAAACATTTAGACATCTATACGAGAGTTTAAAAGAAGGTGGCGTGTTAATTTTTGATGTGCATTCATTATACAAAATGACTGAGATTTTCAATGATTACTTATTTGCAGACACGAATCCTGATTTAACGTATATTTGGCACGTGTGTGAGGGAAAATATCCGTATTCGATTGAACATGAATTAACGTTCTTTAAACGTCAAGGTGAGACTTATGAGCGTTTTGAAGAAACACATTACCAACGTACGTTTGCGATTGAAGAGTATATTCAAATGCTTGAAGATGTTGGATTTAAAATTTTAGAAATTTCAGCTGATTTCTTAGATCAGGCGCCAACAGACGAGTCAGAACGAATTATCTTTGTCGCACAAAAATAA
- a CDS encoding ISL3 family transposase — MSHSYSTRKFLNIKDKNIIFPEDYFEEVKLNGITSFVFKGILSYQPTHCEHCGTLFDSNFKKHGFKTSRIIIPKVSLHDTYLVLKKQRYYCGHCQSTFTLKTSIVEKNCYISYNTKHAIALEAQNKISECDIARRHQVSHSTVNRIIHSFYESQTLNFNDLPENLCFDEFKSVKSAEGHMSFIFCDADTKQIIDIIEDRRLTSLQTYFKRYTKEARARVKHIVTDMYAPYISLIKELFPHAKIVLDKFHLVQHISRALNKTRIRLMKKFKKHGRKFKRYWRLFLKSHTLLDTTTYRSVYCFKQPMREIDILNFLLDLSPELKATYELYQDLLFAIQSKNVNRFNHLLETEHPMISPELQTSFQTFKTYTSYIYNTLTTPYTNGPIEGINNKIKVIKRIAFGYRSFYHFKSRILMIQNLTKPKRKILAA; from the coding sequence ATGTCTCACTCATATTCTACTAGAAAATTTTTAAATATTAAAGATAAAAATATCATCTTTCCTGAAGATTATTTTGAAGAAGTTAAATTAAATGGGATCACTAGCTTTGTTTTTAAGGGAATCTTATCTTACCAACCCACCCATTGTGAACACTGTGGAACTCTTTTTGATTCCAATTTTAAAAAGCATGGGTTTAAAACTTCTCGAATTATCATTCCAAAAGTATCACTCCATGATACCTATTTAGTTTTAAAGAAACAGCGTTATTATTGTGGGCATTGTCAATCCACCTTTACATTAAAAACATCTATTGTTGAAAAGAACTGTTATATTTCTTACAATACGAAACACGCGATTGCTTTAGAAGCTCAAAATAAAATTTCAGAGTGCGATATTGCCCGTCGCCATCAAGTTTCTCATTCAACCGTTAATCGGATCATTCATAGCTTTTATGAATCTCAAACTTTGAACTTTAATGATCTACCTGAAAATCTTTGTTTTGATGAATTTAAATCGGTAAAATCGGCTGAGGGTCATATGTCTTTTATCTTTTGTGATGCAGATACCAAGCAGATTATTGATATCATTGAAGATCGACGCTTAACCTCTCTTCAGACTTATTTCAAGCGATACACAAAAGAAGCTCGTGCGCGTGTGAAACATATTGTCACTGATATGTACGCCCCTTATATCAGTTTGATTAAGGAGCTTTTTCCTCATGCCAAAATTGTCCTTGATAAGTTTCACCTCGTTCAACATATCTCCCGTGCACTCAATAAAACACGTATTCGATTAATGAAAAAATTCAAAAAACATGGTCGTAAATTCAAACGTTACTGGCGACTATTTTTAAAATCACATACCCTACTCGATACCACAACTTATCGATCTGTTTATTGTTTTAAGCAACCGATGCGTGAAATAGATATCTTAAACTTCCTTCTCGATTTATCACCTGAATTAAAAGCAACTTATGAGCTTTATCAAGATTTACTATTCGCCATTCAATCGAAAAATGTGAATCGATTTAATCACTTACTTGAAACAGAACATCCAATGATTTCACCCGAACTTCAAACATCTTTTCAAACCTTTAAAACCTATACTTCTTATATCTACAATACTCTGACTACTCCCTATACTAATGGTCCTATTGAAGGAATCAATAATAAAATTAAAGTCATCAAACGTATCGCGTTTGGATATCGCAGCTTCTATCATTTCAAATCAAGAATTCTTATGATTCAAAATCTAACTAAACCCAAAAGAAAAATCCTAGCAGCATAG
- a CDS encoding YqeG family HAD IIIA-type phosphatase, which yields MLKHFVADEYVKSVFEVDLHKLKQQGKKVILTDLDNTLVGTNVALPTPEIITFLNQAKELGFEVIIVSNNNQERVSTFAKDLSIVAHHKSLKPLTIKLRRVLKNHQKSEVVMMGDQLMTDVLVSKRLGLYTILVEPIVLSADESSTKFNRKLERYVVSQLKKRNLPIPTYLDKQ from the coding sequence ATGTTAAAACATTTCGTAGCGGATGAATATGTTAAAAGTGTTTTTGAAGTTGATTTACATAAATTAAAACAACAAGGAAAAAAAGTCATTTTAACAGATTTAGATAATACATTAGTCGGAACCAATGTGGCGTTACCGACACCAGAAATTATTACCTTTTTAAACCAGGCTAAGGAATTAGGGTTTGAAGTGATTATTGTGTCTAATAATAATCAAGAACGTGTGTCCACATTTGCAAAAGATTTATCGATTGTCGCACATCACAAATCACTAAAACCTTTAACGATTAAATTACGTCGTGTTTTAAAAAATCATCAAAAATCTGAGGTGGTGATGATGGGTGATCAACTCATGACGGATGTCTTAGTCTCTAAACGATTAGGTCTTTATACGATATTAGTAGAACCCATTGTCTTATCAGCCGATGAGAGCAGCACCAAGTTCAATCGAAAACTAGAGCGCTATGTTGTGAGCCAATTAAAAAAGCGTAACTTACCAATTCCAACGTATTTAGATAAGCAGTAG